The following are from one region of the Rhizobacter sp. AJA081-3 genome:
- the dapC gene encoding succinyldiaminopimelate transaminase, which yields MNPLLARLHPYPFERLRALTREITPNPAFKPIGLGIGEPKHATPELIKRALSENLQGLASYPATAGEPALREACAAWVQRRYGVTLDAASQVLPVNGSREALFALAQTVIDPTKPGATVVCPNPFYQIYEGAALLAGAQTAFVNSDPARNFAADWASVPAAVWARTQLLYVCSPGNPTGAVMPLAEWKMLFELSDRHGFVITSDECYSEIYFRDEPPLGSLEAAQQLGRKDFRNLVALTSLSKRSNVPGMRSGFVAGDAVILKQFLLYRTYHGSAMSPVVQSASIAAWNDEVHVVDNRNLYRAKFAQVTPLLSSVMDVALPDAGFYLWAGVAGGDDVAFALDLLAQYNVAVLPGSLLARESGGINPGAGRVRLALVAGVDECVEAAQRIVSFIQSR from the coding sequence ATGAATCCGCTGCTGGCGCGCCTGCACCCCTACCCGTTCGAGCGCCTGAGGGCGCTGACGCGCGAGATCACACCCAACCCGGCCTTCAAGCCGATTGGCCTGGGCATCGGCGAGCCCAAGCATGCGACGCCGGAACTCATCAAGCGCGCGCTGAGCGAGAACCTGCAAGGCCTGGCCAGCTACCCCGCCACCGCCGGCGAGCCGGCGCTGCGCGAGGCCTGCGCCGCCTGGGTACAGCGCCGCTACGGCGTCACGCTCGACGCCGCCTCGCAGGTGCTGCCCGTCAACGGATCGCGCGAGGCCCTGTTCGCGCTGGCGCAGACAGTGATCGACCCGACGAAGCCCGGCGCCACGGTGGTCTGCCCGAATCCGTTCTATCAGATCTACGAAGGCGCAGCCCTGCTCGCCGGGGCGCAGACCGCCTTCGTCAACAGCGACCCGGCGCGCAACTTCGCCGCCGACTGGGCCAGCGTGCCAGCGGCTGTGTGGGCGCGCACGCAATTGCTCTACGTGTGCTCGCCGGGCAATCCGACCGGCGCGGTGATGCCGCTGGCGGAATGGAAGATGCTGTTCGAGCTGAGCGACCGCCACGGCTTCGTGATCACCTCCGACGAGTGCTACTCCGAGATCTACTTCCGCGACGAGCCGCCGCTGGGTTCGCTCGAAGCGGCGCAGCAGCTCGGCCGCAAGGACTTCCGCAACCTGGTCGCGCTGACGAGCCTCTCGAAGCGCTCCAACGTGCCGGGCATGCGCTCGGGCTTCGTGGCGGGCGACGCGGTGATCCTCAAGCAGTTCCTGCTCTACCGTACCTACCACGGCAGTGCCATGAGCCCGGTGGTGCAGTCGGCCAGCATCGCCGCCTGGAACGACGAGGTACACGTGGTCGACAACCGCAACCTCTACCGCGCCAAGTTCGCCCAGGTCACGCCGCTGCTGTCCAGCGTGATGGATGTCGCGCTGCCCGACGCCGGTTTCTACCTCTGGGCCGGCGTGGCCGGCGGCGACGACGTAGCCTTCGCGCTGGACCTGCTGGCTCAATACAATGTGGCGGTGCTGCCCGGCAGCCTGCTGGCACGCGAGTCCGGCGGCATCAATCCAGGCGCCGGCCGCGTGCGCCTGGCGCTGGTCGCCGGTGTCGACGAATGTGTCGAAGCCGCCCAGCGCATCGTTTCCTTCATCCAATCCCGCTGA
- the dapE gene encoding succinyl-diaminopimelate desuccinylase — translation MSRTLHLAEQLIACRSVTPDDGGCQQFIRERLVPLGFGFQTIVSGPDDFRVTNLWAVRRGADAQAPMLAFAGHTDVVPTGPLEQWASDPFVPTHRGGRLYGRGAADMKSSLAAMVVATEEFVAAHPAHRGSVAFLLTSDEEGPANDGTVKVCEWLQAQRIKLDACIVGEPTSVERLGDMVKNGRRGSLSGKLKVKGVQGHIAYPHLAKNPIHAAAPALAELVAIEWDRGNRYFPPTSWQMSNVHAGTGASNVIPGEMVVDFNFRFSTESTPEQLKQRVHALLDRHGLDYTIDWVLGGEPFLTPVGSLSEALVGAIREETGIDTELSTTGGTSDGRFIAKICPQVIEFGPLNASIHKIDEWVEVASLEPLKNIYRRTLQTLLA, via the coding sequence ATGAGCCGGACGCTGCATCTCGCCGAACAGCTGATTGCCTGCCGCTCCGTGACGCCGGACGACGGCGGCTGCCAGCAGTTCATCCGCGAGCGACTGGTGCCGCTGGGCTTCGGCTTCCAGACGATCGTCTCGGGCCCGGACGACTTCCGTGTCACCAACCTGTGGGCTGTGCGCCGCGGTGCCGATGCGCAGGCGCCGATGCTCGCCTTCGCCGGCCACACCGACGTGGTGCCCACCGGACCGCTGGAGCAGTGGGCGAGCGATCCCTTCGTGCCCACGCACCGAGGCGGCAGGCTGTACGGCCGCGGCGCCGCCGACATGAAAAGCTCGCTGGCGGCGATGGTCGTGGCCACCGAAGAGTTCGTCGCCGCGCACCCTGCGCATCGCGGCTCGGTCGCCTTCCTGCTCACCAGCGATGAAGAAGGCCCGGCCAACGACGGCACGGTGAAGGTCTGCGAATGGCTGCAGGCGCAACGCATCAAGCTCGATGCCTGCATCGTCGGCGAGCCGACCTCGGTGGAGCGCCTGGGCGACATGGTCAAGAACGGCCGCCGCGGCTCGCTGTCGGGCAAGCTCAAGGTCAAGGGCGTGCAGGGCCACATCGCCTACCCGCATCTGGCGAAGAATCCCATCCACGCCGCTGCGCCGGCCCTGGCCGAGCTGGTGGCCATCGAATGGGATCGCGGCAACCGCTACTTCCCGCCGACCAGCTGGCAGATGTCGAACGTGCATGCCGGCACCGGCGCGAGCAATGTGATTCCCGGCGAGATGGTGGTGGACTTCAACTTCCGCTTCTCGACCGAGTCCACGCCCGAGCAGCTGAAGCAGCGCGTGCACGCGCTGCTCGATCGCCATGGCCTGGACTACACGATCGACTGGGTGCTCGGCGGCGAGCCCTTCCTGACGCCGGTGGGCTCACTCAGCGAAGCGCTGGTCGGCGCGATTCGCGAAGAGACGGGCATCGACACCGAGCTGTCGACCACCGGAGGCACCTCCGACGGACGCTTCATCGCGAAGATCTGCCCGCAGGTGATCGAGTTCGGGCCGCTGAACGCGAGCATCCACAAGATCGACGAGTGGGTCGAAGTGGCCAGCCTCGAGCCACTGAAGAACATCTACCGACGAACCCTCCAGACTCTGCTTGCATGA
- the dapD gene encoding 2,3,4,5-tetrahydropyridine-2,6-dicarboxylate N-succinyltransferase codes for MSQDLQNIIDLAWEGRASLTAANSPQVREAVEQVIADLNAGRLRVAERQGVGQWNVNQWVKKAVLLSFRLNDNHVMRAGDLSFFDKVDTKFTHVSDDAMRETGIRVVPPAVARRGSFLAKNVILMPSFVNIGAYVDEGTMVDTWATVGSCAQIGKNVHLSGGVGIGGVLEPLQASPTIIEDNCFIGARSEVVEGVIVEENSVISMGVFIGQSTKIYDRATGEVTYGRVPSGSVVVSGSLPSADGKYSLNCAVIVKRVDAQTRSKTSINDLLRA; via the coding sequence ATGAGCCAAGACCTGCAGAACATCATCGACCTCGCCTGGGAAGGCCGCGCCAGCCTGACCGCCGCCAACAGCCCGCAAGTGCGAGAAGCGGTCGAGCAGGTGATCGCCGATCTCAACGCCGGCCGGCTGCGCGTCGCCGAGCGCCAGGGCGTGGGCCAGTGGAACGTCAACCAGTGGGTGAAGAAAGCGGTGCTGCTGAGCTTCCGACTCAATGACAACCACGTGATGCGCGCCGGCGACCTGAGCTTCTTCGACAAGGTCGATACCAAGTTCACCCATGTGAGCGACGACGCGATGCGCGAGACCGGCATCCGCGTCGTGCCGCCGGCCGTGGCGCGCCGCGGCTCCTTCCTGGCGAAGAACGTCATCCTGATGCCCAGCTTCGTGAACATCGGCGCCTATGTCGACGAAGGCACGATGGTGGACACCTGGGCCACGGTCGGCTCCTGCGCGCAGATCGGCAAGAACGTGCATCTGTCGGGCGGCGTCGGCATCGGCGGCGTGCTCGAGCCGCTGCAGGCCAGCCCGACCATCATCGAGGACAACTGCTTCATCGGCGCGCGGTCCGAGGTGGTGGAAGGCGTGATCGTCGAGGAGAACTCGGTGATCTCGATGGGCGTGTTCATCGGCCAGAGCACCAAGATCTACGACCGCGCCACCGGCGAGGTCACGTACGGCCGCGTGCCGTCGGGCTCGGTGGTGGTCAGCGGCAGCCTGCCCAGCGCCGACGGCAAGTACAGCCTGAACTGCGCCGTGATCGTCAAGCGGGTCGACGCGCAGACGCGCTCCAAGACCAGCATCAACGACCTGCTGCGCGCCTGA
- the prmB gene encoding 50S ribosomal protein L3 N(5)-glutamine methyltransferase gives MKLIDLITAQSARLKQAGVSFGHGTTNAFDEAAWLVLFSLGLPLDALEERAQRELPAEDQAKAEALVTRRIETRQPAAYLTKEAWLQNVPFYVDERTIVPRSFIAELLADAEGEGILDAWLTDHTHQVLDLCTGNGSLAVIAAMAFPEVQVDAADLSQDALDVARINVDRHKLGARIRLMQSDLLNAVRGPYALILCNPPYVNSESMAKLPAEYRAEPTLALAGGDDGMDLVRRILRDAPAHLNADGVLVLEIGNERWNFERAFPRAEVAWLPTSAGDDEVLLMTREALVKLARTTET, from the coding sequence ATGAAGCTCATCGACCTCATCACCGCGCAAAGCGCCCGCCTCAAACAGGCGGGCGTTTCGTTTGGCCATGGCACCACCAACGCCTTCGACGAGGCCGCCTGGCTGGTGCTGTTCTCGCTCGGCCTGCCGCTCGACGCGCTCGAAGAACGTGCCCAGCGCGAGCTGCCCGCCGAGGACCAGGCGAAGGCCGAAGCGCTGGTCACCCGGCGCATCGAGACGCGCCAGCCCGCTGCCTACCTGACGAAGGAAGCCTGGCTGCAGAACGTGCCCTTCTACGTCGACGAGCGGACGATCGTGCCGCGCTCCTTCATCGCCGAATTGCTCGCGGATGCCGAAGGCGAAGGCATCCTGGACGCCTGGCTGACCGACCACACGCACCAGGTGCTCGACCTGTGCACCGGCAATGGCAGCCTCGCGGTGATCGCCGCGATGGCCTTCCCCGAGGTGCAGGTGGACGCCGCCGACCTCTCGCAGGACGCGCTCGACGTGGCACGTATCAACGTCGACAGGCACAAGCTCGGCGCGCGCATCCGGCTGATGCAGTCGGACCTGCTGAACGCCGTGCGCGGCCCCTATGCCCTGATCCTGTGCAACCCGCCCTACGTCAACAGCGAGAGCATGGCGAAACTGCCGGCCGAGTACCGCGCCGAGCCGACGTTGGCGCTGGCGGGCGGCGACGACGGAATGGACCTGGTGCGGCGCATCCTGCGCGACGCGCCGGCCCATCTGAACGCCGACGGCGTGCTCGTGCTCGAGATCGGCAATGAACGCTGGAACTTCGAGCGCGCCTTCCCGCGCGCCGAGGTCGCCTGGCTGCCCACCAGCGCCGGCGACGACGAGGTGCTGCTGATGACGCGCGAGGCGCTCGTCAAGCTCGCCCGAACTACCGAGACCTGA
- the queF gene encoding preQ(1) synthase, with amino-acid sequence MPPNPPTAPSKELHVFPNPAPGRDYVIQFQVPEFTCHCPLTGQPDFAHFTIDMIADELCVELKSLKMYFWSYRNEGAFHEKVTNAILDDIVKATQPRFIRITAKWYVRGGIYTNVVAEHRKKGWKPQPLVELPAHAAQTGML; translated from the coding sequence ATGCCGCCCAACCCGCCCACCGCGCCGAGCAAGGAACTGCATGTGTTCCCCAACCCGGCGCCCGGGCGTGACTACGTCATCCAGTTCCAGGTGCCGGAATTCACCTGCCACTGCCCGCTGACGGGCCAGCCCGACTTCGCGCACTTCACGATCGACATGATCGCCGACGAACTCTGCGTCGAGCTGAAGAGCCTGAAGATGTACTTCTGGAGCTACCGGAACGAAGGCGCTTTCCACGAGAAGGTGACCAACGCCATCCTCGACGACATCGTGAAGGCCACGCAGCCGCGCTTCATCCGCATCACTGCCAAGTGGTACGTGCGCGGCGGCATCTACACCAACGTGGTGGCCGAGCACCGCAAGAAGGGCTGGAAGCCGCAGCCCCTCGTCGAGTTGCCGGCACACGCTGCGCAGACGGGGATGCTCTGA
- the smc gene encoding chromosome segregation protein SMC gives MRLNSIKLSGFKSFAEPTNFQLPGQLVGVVGPNGCGKSNIMDAVRWVLGESKASELRGESMQDVIFNGSGNRKPASRASVELVFDNADARAGGQWNQFTEIAVKRVLTRDGTSSYYINNQPVRRRDVQDVFLGTGLGPRAYAIIGQGTISRIIESKPEELRLFLEEAAGVSKYKERRRETENRLKDTRENLVRVEDILRELNANLEKLEKQAEVAQQYRGLQQSGELKLHQLWFLKHRDAASEEERVKKAVLEATNALEARTAELRHGEAELETIRQAHYAASDELHGAQGLLAEAALEVSRLEERIRYVVEGRARVEQRLVELKVQSEQWAERRQQADDELGQIAEQIAAAEEEGEVLAAQAEEQSGNLPSLEDAVRAAQGKSNEQRNVVAQVQQQIQLLAAESRNVDEQRRQFNARRDRLAAEKQQLASPDMQRLGELKLQFAAAEEAQGVADARLHELGEQVPALDEERRAKQEQVNAESGKHADLSARLDALRALQEKVQTEGKLKPWLARHGLDGLQGLWTKVHIEAGWETALESALRERLNALEVGRIETVRAFADDAPPAKLAFYTPPQAAIANTHQTLPRLSDLLRLGDAGLKALLNDWLEGVYTAASIDEALAARGKLTHGEIIMTREGHQVSQFAVAFYAPDSEQAGMLARAQEIENLERQLRAQTLIADESRGALVRAEAAYTEASQRLLAVRRDATEAQTRAHQLQVELLRLSQLAEQTSSRRAQLDEELAELDGQLEELDERRTTGEAKFEELDMQLATTQERHAELDEGVIGAERKLAEAREQLRALERQSQEAQFHARSLAARRGELQRSIETAVQQVATNEASAQQLNDELERLTDAAAQAGLQTALALKLEREAALGAKRSEYDDLTLRMRRSEEQRLTHEQSLQPLRDRITKLQLEEQAAQLGGAQYLEQLVAASVDFEALSAGIEAGGVKLYGLQGEIDRINREITALGAVNLAALDELTAARERKTFLDAQNADLSEAINTLEDAIHKIDLETRDLLGNTFNQVNEHFGRMFPTLFGGGQARLVMTGDEILDAGVQVMAQPPGKKNSTIHLLSGGEKALTAIALVFAIFQLNPAPFCLLDEVDAPLDDANTDRYAKLVKEMAQGTQFLFISHNKIAMEMAEQLIGVTMQEQGVSRIVAVDMEAAVTLAEAA, from the coding sequence ATGCGCCTGAACTCCATCAAGCTCTCCGGCTTCAAGTCGTTTGCCGAGCCCACCAACTTCCAGTTGCCCGGGCAACTGGTCGGTGTGGTCGGCCCCAACGGCTGCGGAAAGTCCAACATCATGGACGCCGTGCGCTGGGTGCTGGGCGAGAGCAAGGCCAGCGAACTGCGCGGTGAGTCCATGCAGGACGTCATCTTCAACGGCTCGGGCAACCGCAAGCCGGCCAGCCGCGCCAGCGTCGAGCTGGTGTTCGACAACGCCGACGCGCGCGCCGGCGGCCAGTGGAACCAGTTCACCGAGATCGCCGTCAAGCGCGTGCTGACACGCGACGGCACCAGCAGCTACTACATCAACAACCAGCCGGTGCGCCGCCGCGACGTGCAGGACGTGTTCCTCGGCACCGGCCTCGGCCCGCGCGCCTACGCCATCATCGGCCAGGGCACGATCAGCCGCATCATCGAATCCAAGCCCGAGGAGCTGCGCCTCTTCCTCGAAGAGGCCGCCGGTGTCTCCAAGTACAAGGAGCGCCGCCGCGAGACCGAGAACCGGCTGAAGGACACGCGCGAGAACCTGGTGCGGGTGGAAGACATCCTGCGCGAGCTCAACGCCAACCTCGAGAAGCTCGAGAAGCAGGCCGAGGTGGCCCAGCAGTACCGTGGCCTGCAGCAAAGCGGCGAGCTCAAGCTGCACCAGCTGTGGTTCCTCAAGCACCGCGACGCGGCCAGCGAGGAAGAGCGCGTCAAGAAGGCCGTGCTCGAGGCCACCAACGCGCTCGAGGCGCGCACGGCCGAGCTGCGCCACGGCGAGGCCGAGCTGGAGACGATCCGCCAGGCGCACTACGCCGCCAGCGACGAGCTGCACGGCGCGCAGGGGCTGCTGGCCGAGGCTGCGCTCGAGGTGAGCCGGCTGGAGGAGCGCATTCGCTACGTGGTCGAGGGCCGTGCGCGCGTCGAGCAGCGCCTGGTCGAGCTGAAGGTGCAGAGCGAGCAGTGGGCCGAGCGCCGCCAGCAGGCCGACGACGAGCTCGGCCAGATCGCCGAACAGATCGCCGCCGCCGAGGAGGAGGGCGAGGTGCTGGCCGCTCAGGCCGAAGAGCAGTCCGGCAACCTGCCCTCGCTCGAAGACGCCGTGCGCGCCGCGCAGGGCAAGAGCAACGAGCAGCGCAACGTGGTGGCGCAGGTGCAGCAGCAGATCCAGCTGCTCGCCGCCGAGAGCCGCAACGTCGACGAGCAGCGCCGCCAGTTCAATGCGCGCCGCGACCGCCTGGCGGCCGAGAAGCAGCAGCTCGCCTCGCCCGACATGCAGCGCCTGGGCGAGCTCAAGCTGCAGTTCGCCGCCGCCGAAGAAGCGCAGGGCGTGGCCGATGCGCGTCTGCACGAGCTGGGCGAGCAGGTGCCCGCGCTCGACGAGGAGCGCCGCGCGAAGCAGGAGCAGGTCAATGCCGAGAGCGGCAAGCACGCCGACCTGAGCGCCCGCCTGGACGCGCTGCGTGCGCTGCAGGAGAAGGTGCAGACCGAGGGCAAGCTCAAGCCCTGGCTGGCGCGGCACGGCCTGGACGGCCTGCAGGGCCTGTGGACCAAGGTGCACATCGAGGCCGGCTGGGAAACCGCGCTCGAATCGGCGCTGCGCGAGCGACTCAACGCGCTGGAAGTCGGCCGCATCGAGACCGTGCGCGCCTTCGCCGACGACGCGCCGCCGGCCAAGCTGGCCTTCTACACGCCGCCGCAGGCCGCCATCGCCAACACGCACCAGACGCTGCCGCGCCTGAGCGACCTGCTGCGCCTGGGCGACGCCGGCCTGAAGGCGCTGCTCAACGACTGGCTGGAAGGCGTCTACACCGCCGCCAGCATCGACGAGGCGCTGGCCGCGCGGGGCAAGCTGACGCACGGCGAGATCATCATGACCCGCGAGGGACATCAGGTCAGCCAGTTCGCCGTGGCCTTCTACGCGCCCGACTCCGAGCAGGCCGGCATGCTGGCCCGCGCGCAGGAGATCGAGAACCTGGAGCGCCAGCTGCGCGCGCAGACGCTGATCGCCGACGAATCGCGCGGCGCGCTGGTGCGCGCCGAGGCGGCCTACACCGAGGCCTCTCAGCGCCTGCTGGCGGTGCGCCGTGACGCCACCGAGGCGCAGACGCGCGCCCACCAATTGCAGGTCGAACTGCTGCGCCTGAGCCAGCTGGCCGAGCAGACGAGCAGCCGCCGCGCCCAGCTCGACGAGGAACTCGCCGAGCTCGACGGCCAGCTCGAAGAACTCGACGAGCGCCGCACGACCGGCGAGGCGAAGTTCGAGGAGCTGGACATGCAGCTCGCCACCACGCAAGAGCGCCACGCCGAACTCGACGAGGGCGTGATCGGCGCCGAGCGCAAGCTGGCCGAGGCGCGCGAGCAGCTGCGCGCGCTGGAGCGGCAGTCGCAGGAGGCGCAGTTCCACGCGCGTTCGCTGGCGGCGCGGCGCGGCGAACTGCAGCGCAGCATCGAGACGGCAGTGCAGCAGGTGGCCACCAACGAGGCCTCGGCCCAGCAGCTGAACGACGAGCTGGAGCGGCTCACCGATGCCGCTGCGCAGGCCGGCCTGCAGACCGCACTGGCGCTCAAGCTGGAGCGCGAAGCGGCGCTGGGCGCCAAGCGCAGCGAGTACGACGACCTGACGCTGCGCATGCGCCGCTCCGAAGAGCAGCGCCTCACGCACGAGCAAAGCCTGCAGCCGCTGCGCGATCGCATCACCAAGTTGCAGCTCGAGGAGCAGGCCGCGCAGCTCGGCGGCGCGCAGTACCTCGAGCAGCTGGTCGCCGCCAGCGTCGATTTCGAGGCGCTGTCGGCCGGCATCGAGGCGGGCGGAGTCAAGCTCTACGGCCTGCAGGGCGAGATCGACCGCATCAACCGCGAGATCACTGCGCTGGGGGCGGTGAACCTCGCCGCGCTCGACGAGTTGACCGCAGCGCGCGAGCGCAAGACCTTCCTCGATGCGCAGAACGCCGACCTGTCTGAGGCGATCAACACGCTCGAAGACGCCATCCACAAGATCGACCTGGAAACGCGCGACCTGCTGGGCAACACCTTCAACCAGGTCAACGAGCACTTCGGCCGCATGTTCCCGACGCTGTTCGGTGGCGGTCAGGCCAGGCTGGTGATGACCGGCGACGAGATCCTCGACGCCGGCGTTCAGGTGATGGCGCAGCCGCCGGGCAAGAAGAACAGCACCATCCATCTGCTCTCGGGCGGCGAGAAGGCGCTCACCGCCATCGCGCTGGTGTTCGCGATCTTCCAGCTCAACCCGGCACCGTTCTGCCTGCTCGACGAGGTCGATGCGCCGCTGGACGACGCCAACACCGATCGCTACGCCAAGCTGGTCAAGGAGATGGCGCAGGGCACGCAGTTCCTGTTCATCAGCCACAACAAGATCGCCATGGAGATGGCCGAGCAGCTGATCGGCGTGACCATGCAGGAGCAGGGCGTCTCGCGCATCGTCGCGGTGGACATGGAAGCCGCGGTCACCCTGGCCGAGGCGGCCTGA
- a CDS encoding PilT/PilU family type 4a pilus ATPase, whose protein sequence is MERVLRLMAEKNASDVYLSANSPILIKINGQLLQLSDQPLTHAQPRQLLAELLTPTQLEELEDSGELNMSVGIAGVGSFRLSAFRQRGSIAAVFRCIPVVIPSLESLNVPTILNNLILEKRGLILMVGATGTGKSTTLASMLEQRNQQLAGHILTIEDPIEFLFTNKKSVVNQREVGRDTQSLQVGLKNALRQAPDCIMIGEIRDRETMTSAISYALSGHLVLSTLHANNSYHALGRILSFYSPESRPALLADLAAGLKAVISQRLVRAVAGGRVPAVEVMLNTKLVSELIEQGDFSGVKEAMEKSLAEGSQTFEQDLARLITTDMITRDEGLAYADSPTNLMWRLQNDMSPVSRIQPKKEENDDQPTFTEIQLDVRDESSTMSGMLRPN, encoded by the coding sequence ATGGAACGCGTGCTGCGGCTGATGGCCGAGAAGAACGCGTCCGACGTGTACCTGTCGGCCAACTCGCCGATCCTCATCAAGATCAACGGCCAGCTGCTGCAGCTGTCGGACCAGCCGCTGACGCATGCGCAGCCGCGTCAATTGCTCGCCGAGCTGCTGACGCCGACGCAGCTCGAGGAGCTCGAAGACAGCGGCGAGCTGAACATGAGCGTGGGCATCGCCGGAGTCGGCAGCTTCCGGCTCTCGGCGTTCCGCCAGCGCGGCTCGATCGCGGCGGTGTTCCGCTGCATCCCGGTGGTGATCCCGTCGCTGGAGAGCCTGAACGTCCCGACCATCCTCAACAACCTGATCCTCGAGAAGCGCGGCCTGATCCTGATGGTGGGCGCCACCGGCACCGGCAAGAGCACCACGCTGGCCTCGATGCTGGAGCAGCGCAACCAGCAGCTGGCCGGGCACATCCTCACCATCGAGGACCCGATCGAGTTCCTGTTCACCAACAAGAAGTCGGTGGTCAACCAGCGCGAGGTGGGCCGCGACACGCAATCGCTGCAGGTCGGCCTGAAGAACGCGCTGCGACAGGCACCCGACTGCATCATGATCGGCGAGATCCGCGACCGCGAGACCATGACCTCGGCGATCTCCTACGCGCTGTCGGGCCACCTGGTGCTGTCGACGCTGCACGCCAACAACAGCTACCACGCGCTCGGCCGGATCCTGTCGTTCTATTCGCCGGAATCCCGCCCCGCCCTGCTGGCCGACCTCGCCGCCGGCCTGAAGGCGGTGATTTCGCAGCGCCTGGTGCGCGCCGTCGCCGGCGGCCGCGTGCCGGCGGTGGAGGTGATGCTCAACACCAAGCTGGTTTCCGAACTCATCGAACAGGGCGATTTCAGCGGCGTCAAGGAAGCGATGGAGAAGTCGCTTGCCGAAGGCTCGCAGACCTTCGAGCAGGACCTGGCGCGCCTGATCACCACCGACATGATCACCCGCGACGAGGGCCTGGCCTACGCCGATTCGCCGACGAACCTGATGTGGCGCCTGCAGAACGACATGTCGCCGGTGTCGCGCATCCAGCCGAAGAAGGAAGAGAACGACGACCAGCCGACCTTCACCGAGATCCAGCTCGACGTGCGCGACGAGTCGAGCACGATGTCGGGCATGTTGCGCCCGAACTGA